The following nucleotide sequence is from Novipirellula artificiosorum.
CGGCTGCAATGGCGGCAGCCATTTTCACATGTTGGTATTCCGGACGCAGGATCAGGCCCAATTTCCGATCCACTTGGATGCGGCCTCCCCCCAAAACCACCCCTTCAAGACAATACGCCTCGTCAGCGCTCGGATCATGATCCGCTCGCGTCAACAGCGGCCCGGTTCCGACGACCATCACTTCACTTTGCCGGACACTGCTTTGTAACATTTGTTGATGACGGAGCCGGTTTTCCATCACCCAACCGCCGTGCAGATCTTTGGTTTCGGTTCGTGGGGGCGAAAGGATTCGCAAATCGACGGGATCCCCTCGTCGTGCACCGGGGGGAACGAAGGAGCGCACTCGGACCAGCGCGGTATCATTTAGTTCCAAAAAATGGTTTGGATCGGGTACGTCATGGCGCCGCATTTCTTCAAGCAATTGATCGCGATACACTGACGGAATCGCTGCCCCCCCCGTACCGGACAATCCATTGACCGCAGCAACCCCATCGACCTGGATGGTGTGCATCCCTTGAGTGATTGCGGCATCACGAATCAGGTCGGGCGGCGCCGGCACCTTCAACAATTCACGTAGCCGTGCATCCCTTTCACCATCTTCGGAATCGCCGTTCCATAGCGACGAGCAGCCGCCTAAGCCCATCACGCCGAAAAGCACCAGCAACCCCACGGTCACGGCGCGGAGCTTCAGCAGGTGAGGTGGAACCAGATCAAAAACAAGGGGTAGCTGCCTGCCGCGCATCAGATAACTCGGTCGTGAAGGGGGGAAATGAACGCAGTGGGATCGTTGATAGCGGAAGAGATGTAGGCGGAGCAAGAGGAGTCGACCGGTTCGGCTTCGCAATCGACCCAGCCTCGATGCGGTCACGACGACCGCTTCCTAACAAAAAGAGTTTGCTAGCAAACCTGTTCGATGGACCTGTTCCAGTGTACCCGGGGGTGCGCCGCTTCGCAGCGACCCCCGTCTACCTTCTGAGATCCTTTGCAGGATCAAAACAAGCGCGCAGGTGTCACTTAGATACACAAGGTAGATACACAAGGGTCGTGTGCGACGGTGAGATGAGTCGTCGGCTCACAAACCGGACGGAACTTAAGGTTTCTGACACTCGTGCTAGGTCCGAAAATGACGCAGCCGTCGTATCGGTCACCGCTGTCGTTTGTCGGTTGTCGGTCAGGGGGGGGAGGGGGGGATCTTTGCGGATGCTGTTAGGTTGCTTCCGAATGCCCGGTTCCGGTCCCTCCAAGCTTCTCATTTTGCTGGTGTCGCGTTGCGTCGCGGACCGTTTTCTTGAGGAGATTTTGCTGCATCGCTGCGGTCAAATCGATGCCGGATTGGTTGGCTAAGCAGATGACGACAAACAGAACATCCGCCAACTCATCACTCAAATCACCAACCTTCTCGCCCGGTTTGCAGGATTGTTCACCACAGGTTCGTGACAGGATTCTCGCCACTTCGCCGACCTCTTCAACCAGCTGGGCCAAATTGGTCATCTCGTCAAAATATCGGACGCCGACCGTTTGTATCCACTGGTCGACGTACTTTTGTGCTTGCCCAATGGTAAGGTCGGATGTCAGTAGTCGATTTGATGGCAATTCCGTCATTCTTCGGCATTCCGCAAAAAGGCGAGGAAAATCGTCACAAGCGATACCCCTTTTTTCGCAAACCGCATCACTTTCGTGCTTCCGGCGATGCGGCTGAAGTATGCTTGGATGTTGCTAGTAGAGTCTAGTTGGTCGCTACAACTCCATCGACGGGTGGCGGGAAATGGCTGTTTTAGCAGCCGAACGAAAAAAGGCGCCTTTTGATTTTCATCGTTTCGGGACATGATGTTGCCTCGATCGATTTGCGGAGCATCCCCGCTTCCCTTCCTATGATCCCTATGTTGAGCAAGCGTTGAATCCAATCACTGCATCCGAGCCGGTTTATCTTGAAGACATGAAGGTTGGTGATTCTTGGCGGAGTCCATCGAGAGAGATCACGGCGGACGATGTTGCTGACTTTGCTCTTTTGACCGGAGACAATGATCCGCTGCACAGCAGTGATGCAGCACGATCGCCGTTCGGCGAACCGGTTGCCCACGGTTTGTTGGGGCTCAGCGTCCTCGCAGGGCTGAGTAGCGAGTATCCCAATGCGGCGACGTTGGCACTTGTAGGAATTTCGGACTGGCAATTCGAAGCGCCCATCTTTTTTGGTGACCGCGTTCAAGTGTGTACCACCGTAGAACAGATCCAATCACATGGCCGTCGATCAGGCCGAGTAACCTGGATCCGCCAACTGCTGAACCAACATGGAAAGGTCGTCCAGCGAGGTCGCTTTGTGACATTGGTCGCAACACGAGCCCGGGCTCGGCATCTCGTTCAACGCGAACCCTCGTCGCGAAAGTCGTTACCGGCGCGATAGCAATGCGCGACGAGTTGATCGGCCGAGGAACCTAGCAACGACGAGAAGCTCGAGGCGTTTTTCAACGCAACTCGAGCTTTCGTGTGCAAAGGTTGTGAGTTCCCGACGCGTGTGCGGGACAACCCTCGCATGCCTCCGCCCTACGGATGGTCGATTGATGGGTTCGTTGGAAGGACGGGCTTAGGACCAATCAGCAGGCTAAGGCATTGGCACCGGACGGCGGGCAACCGGTTTTGGGACATACCCGGTGTCAACCACTTCGGCCTCGTAGCTGATCGGTGACAGGGCACTGCCAATGGGTGCATCAAGGGGTTGCAGGGCGTCCGTCGCTTCGGGACCGTCGGGCAATTGACGGATCGAGGGTCCCGGATCAAACATCTCTTGAGGCGATCCCATTTCCCCGAGTTCCAATGTCTCGGGAATCTCGATCGGATCGCGATAGAGTTCGGGGTCCATATTCAGCGAGCCATTCGGATCGTTCAGAAAGATCTCGCCTTCGATGTTCGGTGCCAGCGTTTGCCCCATGCTCGAGACACTGCCATTCATCATCCCGGCGGCGGTGTTGGCATCACGCACGGGCCCGGTTCGCACAACCCCCGGTCGAGTCACCCCATACTTAACTTGCTTACCTGCATTGCGTTCACGTGCTCGTTCCAGCGCGTCCCAATAGGCCTTCTTGTTCCACGGCCCTTCACGAAGGGTGATGTTGCTGTTCGCGAGCAGCGTGCCTTTGAGGTAGTCGACGTAGTTCATGGACTTGTTGTATTCCGACAGAGCGCGGTAGTAGTCGATCATTGCTTCGGCACGACGTTGCTGGCTTTGCAGCACGACGTTCACGGGGCTGCGACCTTGTTTCAGTTCGGCCAAGCGTGCATTGACTTCCATTTCGGTTGCCTGCCAACGTTGTGCGTTGGTTTGTACCAATTGATAGTGCGTTGACACTTTTGCAAAACCATCACTCAACTGACTCACCCACAAACGTTCTTGGTCTTGTAGGAATGCTTTGTCACGAGCCAAACGAAGTTGAGCTCCGCGGATGCGAGTCAATTCGCGGCGGGCCCCAAACGCCGGTGGCGTGATCTCCAAACGAATCGCACCTTCTTGGTAGTTGCCGCCGGTCAATTCCGCGAGTGCACTGCTGCCGGGATTCGGAAACTGCACATCTCTTCGCTGGGGTGGACCCAGCGTGTCGCCGACGCCGACCCAGCGGTACAACAGTGACAAATTCACTTCTGGCAGAATTTGATTCTTGGCGGCCATCAACTCCAACTCGAGTTGTTTCAGCCGTGTCTTGTTCTTGCGTAGTTCAGGGCTGAGGTACAACGCCTGTGCAACCGCTTCATTCCAGTCGTATTCGACTCGAGCGAGCGAAGGTTCTTGGATCGGGCGAATCAGGCGACCATCGGTGGGAGACAATCCCATCACCTCACGAAGCAGTCGTTCGTTACCGTAGACCCCAAAACGGTCAACGGTTCCCGGCAAATTGGAGCCGGCAATCGAGGATTCAAGAATGCCGCGGAACTGGTAATACTGAGCCACCGCCTGCGACAACTCTTGGATCGTGCCGGTGCCGTTTTCCAAATTCGCTCGTGCGAAATTTGCTGTTGCCACGGCGCTGTTGCGGCCAATGATCGCAGTTGAAACATTGCGATAGGAAACATAAAGGTCCCAGTACTTGTTCTCAACATCGCGAACCAAGTTACGAACTTGAGCTTCATAGTCGGCGATCGAAATGTCTTCGTTCAAGCTCGCCAGCACGACCGGGATACGATTGATCAAGGTGCCACGATTTCGCATCAGCGGATGCTGCACCTGAGCTTCAACGATCGCGGTCCAATCGCTTGGAACCGAGCGAGAGATCGGACTGATCTCAGCATTGTTCATTGAGTAAATGACTTGCTGACGCAACGTCGCGACCCCACCGGTCGCATAACGCTTGCTGAGTGCCGATTGCTGTGTCGCATCGGTTGATTGAAAGAATTGTGGATTGACAGTGTTGGCAGCGCCAACGTTTCGAGGACGATCGGTCGTACCGTAGCTGAAAAAGCCGCTCGCTTGAGCATCGAATTCAGCCAGTGCATCTTCGACGCCACCGATTTGATTCGCTCGCAGCACGCCACGTGGTAAGACGCGGTTGCCACTACCATCGACGGTCAACGGTACCGATTGAGTGGTCGATTGTTGAACCGCGACATCATAGATGCTGCCGAATTGGTCGGCGTTACCGCTGGTGAACTGCGACGCGATGTTTTGACGAAATTCGGCATTGCCACCGGTGGTTGGCAAGATCTTGGCATTTTGCAGCGCAATATTAACCGCTTCTTCGACCGTCAGGTCCCAGAATTGGTAGTCGTGATTGCCGATCGTCAGCGGCGAGAGTGCCTCGGTCGTCTCAGGCAGACTCTGCACATCGACGTCGGGATACTCGATCGCCGTGGCATGATTTAGATAGTACTGAAGGTCGGGTGACTCATTCAGAAAGAAGGGCTGTGTCGGTGCGCACCCGGTCGCAAAAAGGATCGCAATCCCTAGCTGGAGATACGCAGCGAGTTGAAACAACGAGCGGTTCATGCTCTAGGCTTCCCGAGTGCGGTGCCGTCGTGAAACACGCCAAAAACCATGTTGCCGTTGCAACGAGCGCATTCCCGTACGGGCCGAGTGTGGAAGCCCCCCTCCGTGCCTTCGTTGTCGTCATCACCTTGTAGTGATCAAAGAAGACCTCGTCCAAGGGAAGTTATCGGTGATGGACTGGGCAAACTTTGACGGTTCTCGGAATTTTCATGAAGGTCGTCTCCCGCAGAGAAAATTCGAGAATCTCGCCTCACCTGTGACCAGACTTGTCACACGCTCATCGGATACTAGCAATGTGGGTGAAACGACTGGGTCCATGCAGGCATCGAAAGATTTGCATGCTTGTGACGGTAGCTTGACACCATTACGATAATCATGTTCACGGGAAATTTCTTATCAAAGGAACGAGGGAATGGCAAAGAAGGCAACGAAAACCAAGAGCGAGAAGGTTGACCCAGCTCTGAAGGCAATGTTAGCACTTGAGCCGGGGCTCAAGACCACGCTTCAGCAGATCGAAAAGGCATTTGGTGAAGGCGCCATCATGCCACTCGGAGGCAACCAGTCCTTCAAGATTGATGGCATTCCAACCGGAAGTCTCGGGTTGGATATGGCACTCGGCGGTTTCGGGATTCCTCGGGGCCGGATTATCGAAATTTACGGTCCGGAATCGAGTGGTAAGACCACGCTTGCACTGCACATCGGTGCCGAAGCGCAAAAGCTAGGTGGGATTGCCGCGATCATTGATGCCGAACACGCCTTTGACCCAAGCTGGGCCAAGAAACTCGGCGTGGAACTCGACACCCTGCTGGTTAGCCAACCGAGCAGTGGTGAGGAAGCGATGCAGATCTGTGAAATGCTCGTCAAAAGCAACGCGGTTGACGTGATCATCATCGACTCGGTCGCGGCACTCGTCCCTAAGAAGGAACTCGAAGGAGAAATTGGCGACAGCCATGTCGGGCTGCAAGCTCGCTTGATGAGCCAATCGATGCGTAAATTGACCGGTGCCATTGCCAAGAGCAAATGTGCGGTGATCTTCATCAACCAAATTCGCGAAAAGATCGGCGGCATTTCGTTCGGCAGCCCCGAAACGACCCCCGGGGGTCGAGCATTGAAATTCTACAGCTCTTGCCGAATTGACGTCCGCCGAATTGGTTCGTTGAAAGATGGTGAAGAGCAAGTCGGTCAACGCGTCAAGGCGAAGATCGTCAAGAACAAAGTGGCGCCGCCATTCCGCATCGCCGAATTCGACATGATGCACAACAATGGCATCAGCTTCGAAGGTGATCTGCTCGATCTCGGGGTGACCCACGATATCGTTTCGCGAAGCGGGTCGTGGTTCAAGTACGGTGAAACCTATCTGGGGCAAGGCAAAGAGAAGGCGCGAAACTTCTTGATTGAAAACACCGATGTCGCCGACGAGATCCAGCAAAAGATCATGGTCGCCGGCGGCTACGGTGGTCCCGTCGAAGAAGGCGAAGCGGTGGACGCCAGTGAAGTGGAAGCCGAAGTCGCCGATGCGACCAACAGCTAATTCGCCTTCCCCTTGGCCTCCATCTTGCCCCAGGTATCACGTAACGACACGATTCGATTGAACACCCTGCGGTCTTCGGTGGAATCGCGGTCGACGACATAGTACCCCAGTCGTTCAAATTGGACGCGCTCGCCCACGGAGGCCTCGGCAAGCGCGGGTTCGACGAATCCGCTGATCACTTTCAGCGAATCGGGGTTCAAATAGTCGACGAAGGTCTTGCCCTCTTCGGGGGCCCCTGGGTTTTCGACGGTAAACAAGCGGTCATACAGCCGGACGTCGACGCGGACGGCATGTTCCGCACTCACCCAGTGGATCGTCCCTTTGACTTTCCGCCCCGAGGTATCCTGGCCACTACGCGTTTCGGGATCGTAGGTACAGAGGATCTCAACGACGTTGCCTTGGTCATCTTTGACAACATCGTGACAATCCACGATGTAGCCGGCTCGCAAGCGAACGGCCCCCCCTTTTTTCAGTCGAAAGAACTTACGCGGCGCTTCTTCGCGGAAATCATCTTGTTCGATCAACAGATGCCCGGAAAGCGGAACCTTGCGTTTCCCGGCTGCGGGCTCTTCGGGGTTATTGACCGCTTCGGTCATCTCGACCTTGCCTTCGGGCCAATTCGTAATGGTCAATTTGATGGGATCGAGCACGGCCATCCGTCGCGGTGCGACCGCGTTGAGGTGTTCACGCACGGCGTTTTCAAGGCGAATGATATCAATCGTGCTGTTGAATTTGGCGATTCCTGCCTCGGCACAGAAGCGACGAATCGACTCTGGGGTGTAACCCCGTCGGCGATAACCACAAATCGTCGGCATGCGTGGATCGTCCCAGCCATCGACATAGCCTTCCTTGACCATTCGCAACATGTGACGTTTTCCCATCAACAGCGTCGTGAGCTTCAACTTGGCAAACTCGATCTGACGGGGATGATGGATGCCGAGCTTTTGACAATACCAATCGTAGAGCGGGCGGTGGTTTTCAAACTCGAGCGTGCAAATCGAAAAGGTGATGCCTTCGAGCGAGTCGCTTTGGCCGTGGGTCCAATCATAGGTCGGGTAAATGCACCAATCGTCACCCGTGCGGTGGTGCGTCGCGCGTAGGATCCGATACATCACCGGATCGCGCAGGTTCATGTTCGGCGAAGCCATGTCGATCTTGGCCCGCAGCGACCGGGAACCGTCGGGAAACTCACCCGCTCGCATCTGCCGAAACAAATCCAAATTCTCTTCCGCCGTGCGGTCACGAAAGGGACTGTTGCGCCCCGGTTCGGTCAAAGTCCCGCGGTACTCTCGCGTTTGTTCGGCCGTCAGATCACAAACATACGCATGGCCTTGGGCAATCAGCTTTTCGGCCCACTGATAGAGCTGCTCAAAGTAATCGCTGGCGTAGTGAAGACTGTCCCACTCAAACCCCAACCAGCGAATGTCCTCCATGATCGAATCGACATACTCGGTTTCCTCCTTGGTGGGATTGGTGTCGTCGAACCGCAAGTTGCAACTTCCACCGTATTCCTTGGCCAGTCCAAAGTTCAGACAAATGCTTTTGGCGTGCCCGATGTGCAGATACCCATTCGGTTCTGGCGGGAAACGGGTCAAGACGCCCGAATACCGGCCCGACGCCAAGTCGGCATCGATCGCTTGCTGGATAAAATTCTTCGACTCTCGTTTTGCGTCCTGCTCGCTCATTGATCTTTCTTCGTGTCGGTCAGTGTTTCATGCTTTGATTAAAAAGAGCACCCCCGGCAGGATTCGAACCTGCGACACCTGCTTTAGGAAAGCAGTGCTCTATCCCCTGAGCTACGGGGGCGGATCCACCATTTGGCAGCACCGGATCGTGTTCCCATTTTTATTCGGTGACGATGGATCGGTGCCTTAGGAACGCGATCGCCCTTGCAGGGCCGCCTTGATCGCTCGAACCACTTGCTCGGCCAAGGCGTCGGAACCCGCTTGGGTATAGTGAACGTTCGCCGCCAGCTGCTGGTCAGCGTGCTTGAGTGCAAAATCATACAGGGGATCGACCTGGACGTCTCCCACCTCCGCGATCGTTTTGGCAGCGGCGGAATTGTACTTTTTGGCATCCCCGACGACACGGCCCTTCGCCCCCTCCGGGACCGGTGTGGTTTCTCGCCAAATCACGGTCGCCCCGGTCTGTTTCAGTTTCACGGCAATTTGCTTGAGGTTTTCCGCGTACTGATCGATCGGAACCTGGACCTGACTCGTCGGGGCAGCTGGGTCGGCGAGGTTCTGTCCCGCCGGGCCCATGAATTTCAGATCGTGAAGCCCGAAATTGAAGTGGATGACGTCCCAGGCGTGACCCGAGAGCCACTCGTCCACCGACTCGACCCCCTTCGTGGACGGGCCACAATTCGTGGCCGGTCGATAGACATTCGCGATACCGCGGAGCTTTTCACGCACCGCCAACGTGTAGCCGATGGAAATCGAATCTCCAATCAACAGCACGTTCGGTAGAGATGGGTCTGCGACCGGAGCCGCAAATGCGGGGTTCTTCTGCTGCGCATGGATCTCGGCGAACCCGCCCATCAACGTTAAACTGCAAAAAATCGCGATCACTACGTTTTGTTTTCTCATCATCTCCGTTCAGTCCTGTTTGCGTCATGACACTACCTTCCAACCGGTCAACCCATCGTATCCTAGACGCTTCCATAAATCGAGCGACGGAGGGGATTCGAACCTTGGAGGAGTTTGCAAGATTTGAACTACAAGATCCTACGATCTTCGAACCGCTCAAATCGCTTCGGCATGACCTCTCCAACGCCGTCGATCAACACCTGTCTCGCGAGTCGTTGTTGTCCGCACGCGATACCCCCGGTGACCTCGGAACGAAAATCGAGGCGGCGACCGAGTACGATCGCCCCAGCAAGCGAGTCGTCGTCGTCGCTGCGTCGGCACGTGTCCAGCAATCGCTGCGGGTCATTGAAGAATACGGCAAGACCCTCAACGCCGATTTTGGACGGCGGGTCGAACAGCTTCGTTACCGTGCTTACCAGCTTTGCGCCCAGCAAGAGCTTCAAGTCCTCCATCATCGTCGACGCCGTCTGCTTTCGAAATCACAGCTCTACTATTTGATCGATGCCGGTTCGTCGGAACCAGCGTTTCTCAATGCCATTAAAACGTTGTCGGCTGCGGGAGTCGATGTGTTTCAGCTTCGCGACAAAGACATCGACGACTCGACGTTGTACCAGCGCGCTCGCGTGGGAGCGGCAATCGCTCGCGAACTCGACCGGCTATTCATTGTCAATGATCGCTGCGACATCGCCGTTGCGGCTGACGCGGATGGTGTTCACCTCGGGCAAGACGAATTGCCGGCGTCGGTGGCACGAACGATCATCGGTGACAACCGGCTGCTGGGCGTCTCGACGCATTCGCTGCCGCAAGTCAAGCGGGCGGAATTGGACGGAGCCGACTACATCGGTTGTGGCCCCGTGTTCCGCAGCCGCACCAAAACGTTTTCCGAGTTCGCTGGAACCGACTTTCTCAGCGAAGTTTCCTTGGCCACTCCAATGCCGGCGTTTGCAATTGGAGGTATCGAGCGAAACAATCTTTCGAAGGTGATCGAGACCGGCTTTACCCGAATTGCCGTTACCGGCGCGATTCGCGATGCAGAAGATCCTCTCACCGCCGCCGCGGAACTCAGGGAGCAACTAGGTTCTCTCGGATAACAGTCGCATCACGGCCGCTTCCATTTCTGCAACGGCCTCAGGTGCATAACCTTGCCATACGCCGCGAATGATTCCTTCCTGATCGACCAACATGGACGTCGGAAAATACATTGCCGACTGTTGCATTCGCTCCGCCGCACTCGATCGCGTCACGCCATAGGGATCCGCATACACCTCCGTCGATGCCTGAATCTTATTGAGAAACTCGTAAGTCTTCTGTTTTAAGTGATCATAGGTTTCACTCGAACCCGATTCACAGGAGATCGAAACAAATTCGAATTGGGGGTTCGCCTCCAGCTTCGCCACGGTTTCCGACAAATGCGGGTACTCCATTTTGCAGGGACCGCACCAAGTTCCCCAAAAGTGGATCAACGTCACTTTTCCTGGAACCAGCTGCTCCAGCGTTATAGGATCCGGATCGCTTGTCAGTCGCAGCAAATCAAGTTCGGGGGCCGATTCACCAATGGCAGCGCTGTCCTGGCCTGATGGAAGCGTCGTCTTCGTACGACTGACGAAAACCAAGCCGGCGACTAGAATAACCGGGACCATCCAAAGCCAGGGCGGTGTCGCCGAAGCGGGACGCGTTTGCGGTGCTGGATCCGATTCCGAGAGTGTCGAATTCAATGTTTCATCCAAATGGGCTGGCGTTTGAAAAGGGCAAGAGAACCACGTGACCATCGCGAATGCTACCCCCCGTCGCCATCGATGCGCTCGAAAACGTCCCAAGCAAACATCATGCGTTGGCGGCATCGGGCCGGTTCGATCGTGCCTAGTCGCTTTGACGTTCTTGCTGAACCTCCACCTAGGTAGCGCACAACAAGAAAATGACCATGGCGACACCTCAACCGCCACAACCAAGCAACAAACCATCGCCGAACCGCTGTTAGTTGAAAGCAGCGGGTTGGCGGCGTCAAGTCGAGAACCGGGGTACTTTTGGTCACACAATGATTCCGGTGACTCTGCAAGAATGTTTGCGTTCAACGATCGAGGACAAACCTCGGGAAGGTGCCAATTGGTCGCGGCCAGCGCCATCGATTGCGAAGACATGGCCAGTTTTCTTTTCGGGGGCCGCAGCCATTTGTTGCTGGCCGATTGTGGAGACAACCAACGCAGACGATCCAGCATCTCGTTGCATCTCGTCGAAGAACCTGACCCCACCAAGACCACGATGATCCATCGCGTAGGCACCATCGTTGTCAGCTATCCCGATGGACCTGCCGATTGCGAGGCGGTCGCCGTCGATGTCGACCGCGGGCAGATTTTGCTGATTACGAAAAACTCGCTTCCCATCGCGCGGGTCTACGCGGTGAATCTCGATTGCCTCAACGATCCCCTACCTTGGACAAAACATGCCAGCGCAACCTACATGGGTGCCTTTGCCATGCCGATGGTGACTGCGGCTGACATCAACCCACGAAACGGCGATTTGTGGGTGGCCAACTACTTCAAGGGATTCTGTTTTCGTTGTCGCGATCGAAACGCCAGCCTTGCTGCCCAATTGAATTCCCTTCCCGAACCCGCCGAACTGCCACCTTGGAGACAGATTGAAGCGATCGGCGTTGATGCGAAGGGTGACGTCTGGGTCACCAGCGAGGGATCCCCCGCGTCCTTCGGCAGAATCTTGATTCCGCCCCCGACCCCCCTAAGGAAATGACGAGCATGTTTGAAATCGAACAAAAGTATAGGATCCGTGACTCGAAACGTGTGCAAGCGATGCTGTTGGAACTTGGCATGATCCCCGCTGATCTCGATCACCATTGCGATACGTACTACAACCACCCGTGCCGTGATTTTGCCGAGTCGAAAGAGGCACTGCGGGTCCGCCGCGTCAACGAAGTACCGTACATCACCTACAAGGGGCCGAAATTGCCAGGCGAGATCAAAGCCCGCCGTGAACTCGAATGGATCCTCAGCCCGGGTGATGATCGCGGCGACAAGACCGAGCAACTGCTCACACTGCTGGGCTTTCACCGTGTCGCCGAAGTGAAGAAGATCCGGCAATCGTTTGATCCGCCCAAAGGGGAACTCGACGGTTTCGTGATCGTGCTTGACGAAGTGGAACAACTTGGCCAATTTGCTGAGATCGAGCGCATGGCCCGCAACGAGTCGGAGGTTGAGAAGGCTCGAGCACAGATTCAGCAGCTCGCCACGCGGCTCGGACTTGATTCCCCAGAACCACGGAGCTACCTAAGAATGTTGCTTGAAAACATTGGATAATTCACACCCCAAGCGGGCGACGCAAACCCATTCGTATTGTCCACAAGACCAGCCGGAACCGGACGAGGAACCAAAGAGATGCAGCAGGCACAAGACAAGATCACCGCGCTGACCGATGCGCTTTGTGGCGTCATTCGAGGCAATCGAGATTGCATTGAGGTCCTGGTGATCTCGCTGTTGTCCAACGGATCCGTGTTGATGCAAGATGTTCCGGGTGTGGGAAAGACGACGTTGGCCAAGGCGGTCGCCAAAGCAATCGACGTTCAGTTTCATCGTGTCCAGTTCACACCCGATTTGCTGCCAGCGATTCCTTCTCGGGTCGTTTGACGATCACGAATCAAGGCCGCTGGACCGCCTACGACGTCGCGCTCGGGTTTTTCCGCCTGCCGAAGAGCTTTGAGTCACTCGAACCCGAAACGATACTGAGGGAATTGTTACCCAATGCGTCGTTGGAGACGACGGTACGCATGAGGGCGTTTCGTCGCGGGATTTACACGTTGCCCCGGCCTCGCGCCTATTCCACCTTTGCGTTTCACTTACTTCGCGACGGTCGCTGGCAATCTGACCAGCAGGCGCTGATGGTGTTGCCCCACTTTCGTCCACTGCTCGACCTTGATTTGCCGGTCGGCGCTCGCTACCAACCCGGCGGAATTGCTCTCACCTCCAACATCGGTGAATCCCCCGAGTACATTGGCAATCGCGAGTACGTCGCCGGTGATTCGTCACGCCGAATTGATTACCGTTCGTGGGCCCGTTTGGGGCGTCCGATTGTTCGTGAGTACCGAGAAGAGCACTACTGCCGTGTGGCGTTGGTCCTCGATACCTTCGTTTCACCCAAGCGAAAAGCGGGCCGTGAAGGTTTTCCCGATCTCGAGGACGACACACCGCCCATTTCGAGAATGTCT
It contains:
- a CDS encoding thiamine phosphate synthase, which produces MTLPSNRSTHRILDASINRATEGIRTLEEFARFELQDPTIFEPLKSLRHDLSNAVDQHLSRESLLSARDTPGDLGTKIEAATEYDRPSKRVVVVAASARVQQSLRVIEEYGKTLNADFGRRVEQLRYRAYQLCAQQELQVLHHRRRRLLSKSQLYYLIDAGSSEPAFLNAIKTLSAAGVDVFQLRDKDIDDSTLYQRARVGAAIARELDRLFIVNDRCDIAVAADADGVHLGQDELPASVARTIIGDNRLLGVSTHSLPQVKRAELDGADYIGCGPVFRSRTKTFSEFAGTDFLSEVSLATPMPAFAIGGIERNNLSKVIETGFTRIAVTGAIRDAEDPLTAAAELREQLGSLG
- a CDS encoding TlpA family protein disulfide reductase; protein product: MNSTLSESDPAPQTRPASATPPWLWMVPVILVAGLVFVSRTKTTLPSGQDSAAIGESAPELDLLRLTSDPDPITLEQLVPGKVTLIHFWGTWCGPCKMEYPHLSETVAKLEANPQFEFVSISCESGSSETYDHLKQKTYEFLNKIQASTEVYADPYGVTRSSAAERMQQSAMYFPTSMLVDQEGIIRGVWQGYAPEAVAEMEAAVMRLLSERT
- the cyaB gene encoding class IV adenylate cyclase; protein product: MFEIEQKYRIRDSKRVQAMLLELGMIPADLDHHCDTYYNHPCRDFAESKEALRVRRVNEVPYITYKGPKLPGEIKARRELEWILSPGDDRGDKTEQLLTLLGFHRVAEVKKIRQSFDPPKGELDGFVIVLDEVEQLGQFAEIERMARNESEVEKARAQIQQLATRLGLDSPEPRSYLRMLLENIG
- a CDS encoding AAA family ATPase → MQQAQDKITALTDALCGVIRGNRDCIEVLVISLLSNGSVLMQDVPGVGKTTLAKAVAKAIDVQFHRVQFTPDLLPAIPSRVV
- a CDS encoding DUF58 domain-containing protein, which translates into the protein MTITNQGRWTAYDVALGFFRLPKSFESLEPETILRELLPNASLETTVRMRAFRRGIYTLPRPRAYSTFAFHLLRDGRWQSDQQALMVLPHFRPLLDLDLPVGARYQPGGIALTSNIGESPEYIGNREYVAGDSSRRIDYRSWARLGRPIVREYREEHYCRVALVLDTFVSPKRKAGREGFPDLEDDTPPISRMSWKSSTPLMRVERNLSRRSHRR